One stretch of Hyalangium gracile DNA includes these proteins:
- a CDS encoding CsgG/HfaB family protein produces MVPKSRLLALALWSLLVPALTAHAESTAAKRVVAVLYFDNNTGDASLDVLQKGFADMMVTDLSSVQELQLVEREKLQQIIDEQKLQRSKYFDPKTSVRIGQLVGAQYTVAGSFLAMEPQLRIDIRLVENKTGGVIVGEQVTGLKNKLFDLQQQLVSRFVAGLQLKLSGTPRLRSRAPDLDTLLSYSKGIDLADQGKLQEASKQLAAVVSKAPAFLLARERHEQILERLKASEVKRADTLSEVYEALGRRAEEFLEAPLPPDADERASAMRLGYRQVRMQYLLHTLRVKHLAKQSPHVVLPGHEKQALALLQGWREQALAYIRESAEHFRRFHNVIDGAAYIGSTDLKLQPEDEERLRLARHRTLSYDDEAALGVAEFILMGKFRDGDPVFHMGPTLADQAPSAMKDGFRMLDQALEEAEASLPRQREFRTRRALELYGDAYMLRGQVEQAVARWQQFLDRHPTSDHFKYISNKIKTALGVGSNHYDNAGTQYNAHLATCDKSGILAGYSQEMNRRLITQGYKAAREMFLELDAKCGQTRELKPYLGGLLTRSGLEAANAGDCASFHALLPRYFELGGSKSDVEGYLKNYIPHCRPASEGAGDTARP; encoded by the coding sequence ATGGTCCCCAAGTCCCGCCTGCTGGCTCTCGCCCTGTGGAGCCTGCTCGTCCCCGCGCTGACCGCCCACGCGGAGAGCACCGCCGCCAAGCGCGTCGTCGCCGTCCTCTACTTCGACAACAACACCGGCGACGCCTCGCTCGACGTGCTGCAGAAGGGCTTCGCGGACATGATGGTGACGGACCTGTCCTCCGTGCAGGAGCTCCAGCTCGTCGAGCGCGAGAAGCTCCAGCAGATCATCGACGAGCAGAAGCTCCAGCGGAGCAAGTACTTCGATCCGAAGACGTCGGTGCGCATCGGCCAGCTGGTGGGCGCGCAGTACACGGTGGCCGGCTCGTTCCTGGCCATGGAGCCCCAGCTACGCATCGACATCCGGCTCGTCGAGAACAAGACCGGCGGCGTCATCGTCGGCGAGCAGGTCACCGGCCTGAAGAACAAGCTCTTCGATCTGCAGCAGCAGCTGGTGAGCAGGTTCGTGGCGGGCCTGCAGCTCAAGCTCAGCGGAACTCCCCGGCTCCGGAGCCGGGCCCCGGACCTGGACACGCTCCTGAGCTACTCCAAGGGCATCGATCTGGCGGACCAGGGCAAGCTCCAGGAGGCCAGCAAGCAGCTGGCCGCGGTGGTCAGCAAGGCGCCCGCGTTCCTGCTCGCGCGCGAGCGCCACGAACAGATCCTCGAGCGGCTCAAGGCCTCGGAGGTGAAGCGGGCCGACACCCTCTCCGAGGTGTACGAGGCGCTCGGACGGCGGGCCGAGGAGTTCCTCGAGGCGCCCCTTCCTCCCGACGCAGACGAGAGGGCGTCCGCCATGCGCCTGGGCTACCGGCAGGTCCGCATGCAGTACCTGCTCCATACCCTCCGGGTGAAGCACCTGGCGAAGCAGTCCCCCCACGTCGTCCTGCCCGGGCACGAGAAGCAGGCGCTGGCCCTGTTGCAGGGCTGGCGCGAGCAGGCGCTGGCCTACATCCGTGAGAGCGCCGAGCACTTCCGCCGCTTCCACAACGTCATCGATGGCGCGGCGTACATCGGCAGTACGGATCTGAAGCTCCAGCCCGAGGATGAGGAGCGGCTGAGGCTGGCGCGGCACCGCACGCTCTCCTACGACGACGAGGCGGCCCTGGGCGTGGCGGAGTTCATCCTGATGGGGAAGTTCCGGGATGGCGATCCCGTGTTCCACATGGGGCCCACTCTCGCCGACCAGGCTCCCTCCGCCATGAAGGACGGGTTCCGCATGCTGGATCAGGCGCTCGAGGAGGCAGAGGCCAGCCTGCCCCGACAGCGGGAGTTCCGCACGCGGCGGGCTCTCGAGCTATACGGGGACGCGTACATGCTCCGAGGCCAGGTGGAGCAGGCCGTCGCCCGGTGGCAGCAGTTCCTGGATCGCCACCCCACCTCGGACCACTTCAAGTACATCAGCAACAAGATCAAGACCGCGCTGGGAGTCGGCTCCAACCACTATGACAACGCGGGGACGCAGTACAACGCGCACCTGGCCACCTGCGACAAGTCCGGCATCCTCGCGGGCTACAGCCAGGAGATGAACCGGCGCCTCATCACCCAGGGCTACAAGGCGGCGCGCGAGATGTTCCTCGAGCTGGATGCGAAGTGCGGCCAGACGCGCGAGCTCAAGCCCTACCTCGGCGGCCTGCTCACCCGCTCCGGCCTCGAGGCCGCGAACGCAGGGGACTGCGCCAGCTTCCACGCGCTCCTGCCCCGCTACTTCGAGCTGGGCGGAAGCAAGAGCGACGTCGAGGGATACCTGAAGAACTACATCCCGCACTGCCGCCCCGCGAGCGAGGGCGCGGG
- a CDS encoding HYR domain-containing protein, translating into MAYGRGIHKKRLVAALAALAFGGACDTTSAEDAAKARAARNLQEECEDRPPFVPHFEPALQWAWTGSSTLPEFNQVMMTPAVADVNQDGTPDVIFSSFRDVPEDDVDWREGVLRAISGDDGRDLWAVTDPAHRIKAAASIALGDIDGDGKVEICGIPSNGRGIICYENDGTFKFRSAEDAFDYNEWGGPSLADLDGDGTVEILDGNRVYSNTGALKWVGTDGMGGAQYTGPVSFAADIDGDGTQEVINGRSVYRADGSLKCANTTIESGLSAVGNFDGDTKGEIVVAGHGKVSLLDDNCALLWTKDIPGGCSNGCGGGPTLADVDHDGLPEIGVVGDNAFSVLESDGSVKWSSPIQDWSSGKSGATAFDFEDDGNMELVFADEVSLRIYNGATGAVRFQTRHSSGTTHENPVIADVDGDFAADLIVATNDLAYPPYHGIRVYHDTQEGWAHTRRIWNQHAYSVTNVNEDGSIPAHPVSHWQKPRLNTFRSNVAGDFSCSPPPPPPENEPPVAICQNITVSADAQCQASASVNNGSHDPDGQPGPLSVSESPAGPFGLGSHYVTLTANDGEDSAQCVGAVTVVDTTKPTVSCSASQTIESCSPNGTAVYFQASAADNCGEAPVTCSHDSGATFPVGQTAVTCSATDGSENTASCAFNVTVRGDTTPPVISCPISVDASISLGQISIAVDFHVSASDTCGPAQVTCSHPPGSLFIPGLTPVTCTAKDGSGNSASCQFGVRVSLDLSLP; encoded by the coding sequence ATGGCGTACGGACGTGGCATCCACAAGAAGCGGCTCGTCGCGGCGCTGGCAGCGCTGGCCTTCGGCGGCGCGTGCGACACCACGAGCGCGGAGGACGCGGCGAAGGCGCGAGCGGCGCGGAACCTCCAGGAGGAGTGCGAGGACCGCCCCCCCTTCGTCCCTCACTTCGAGCCCGCGCTGCAGTGGGCATGGACCGGCAGCTCCACCCTGCCCGAGTTCAACCAGGTGATGATGACGCCAGCGGTGGCCGACGTGAACCAGGACGGCACCCCCGACGTCATCTTCAGCTCCTTCCGGGACGTGCCCGAGGATGACGTGGACTGGAGGGAGGGCGTGCTGCGCGCCATCAGCGGCGATGACGGGCGCGACCTGTGGGCGGTGACGGATCCGGCCCACCGCATCAAGGCCGCCGCGAGCATCGCGCTGGGAGACATCGACGGCGATGGGAAGGTGGAGATCTGCGGCATCCCGTCCAACGGGCGCGGCATCATCTGCTACGAGAACGACGGCACCTTCAAGTTCCGATCGGCCGAGGACGCGTTCGACTACAACGAGTGGGGCGGCCCCTCGCTGGCGGATCTGGACGGCGACGGCACGGTGGAGATCCTCGACGGCAACCGCGTGTACAGCAACACGGGGGCGCTGAAGTGGGTGGGCACGGACGGGATGGGCGGCGCGCAGTACACGGGCCCGGTGTCGTTCGCGGCCGACATCGACGGCGACGGCACGCAGGAAGTCATCAACGGCCGCTCGGTGTACAGGGCCGATGGCAGCCTGAAGTGCGCCAACACGACCATCGAGTCGGGCCTGTCGGCGGTGGGCAACTTCGACGGCGACACCAAGGGCGAGATCGTCGTGGCCGGCCACGGCAAGGTGAGCCTGCTCGATGACAACTGCGCGCTGCTGTGGACCAAGGACATCCCGGGTGGCTGCTCGAACGGCTGTGGCGGCGGCCCCACCCTGGCGGATGTGGACCATGACGGCCTGCCGGAGATCGGCGTGGTGGGCGACAACGCCTTCAGCGTGCTGGAGAGCGACGGCAGCGTGAAGTGGAGCAGCCCCATCCAGGACTGGAGTTCCGGCAAGTCCGGCGCCACCGCGTTCGACTTCGAGGACGACGGGAACATGGAGCTGGTGTTCGCGGACGAGGTGTCGCTGCGCATCTACAACGGCGCCACGGGCGCGGTGCGCTTCCAGACGCGGCACAGCTCGGGCACCACGCACGAGAACCCGGTCATCGCGGACGTGGACGGAGACTTCGCGGCGGATCTGATCGTGGCGACCAACGATCTGGCCTACCCGCCGTACCACGGCATCCGCGTGTACCACGACACGCAGGAGGGCTGGGCTCACACGCGCCGCATCTGGAACCAGCACGCCTACTCCGTCACCAACGTGAACGAGGACGGCAGCATCCCCGCCCACCCGGTGAGCCACTGGCAGAAGCCTCGGCTCAACACCTTCCGCTCCAACGTCGCGGGTGACTTCTCGTGCTCGCCCCCTCCCCCGCCCCCGGAGAACGAGCCGCCCGTGGCCATCTGCCAGAACATCACCGTCAGCGCCGACGCCCAGTGCCAGGCCAGCGCCAGCGTGAACAACGGCAGCCATGATCCGGACGGCCAGCCCGGTCCGCTCTCCGTCTCCGAGTCGCCCGCCGGGCCCTTCGGCCTGGGCAGCCACTACGTCACGTTGACGGCCAACGACGGCGAGGACAGCGCGCAGTGCGTGGGCGCCGTCACCGTGGTGGACACCACGAAGCCCACCGTGAGCTGCTCCGCCTCGCAGACGATCGAGAGCTGCTCTCCGAACGGCACGGCGGTCTACTTCCAGGCGTCGGCGGCGGACAACTGCGGCGAGGCCCCCGTCACCTGCTCGCATGACTCGGGCGCCACCTTCCCCGTGGGCCAGACGGCCGTCACGTGCTCCGCGACGGACGGCTCGGAGAACACCGCCTCCTGCGCCTTCAACGTCACGGTGCGCGGCGACACCACGCCGCCGGTCATCAGCTGCCCCATCTCCGTGGATGCCTCCATCAGCCTCGGACAGATCAGCATCGCCGTCGACTTCCACGTGTCGGCCAGCGACACGTGCGGCCCGGCGCAGGTCACCTGCAGCCACCCGCCCGGCTCCCTCTTCATCCCGGGCCTGACGCCCGTCACGTGCACCGCCAAGGACGGCTCGGGCAACTCGGCCTCGTGCCAGTTCGGCGTCCGGGTGAGCCTCGACCTCTCCCTGCCGTGA
- a CDS encoding HAD-IG family 5'-nucleotidase, with the protein MTLDRLAPTVPPNAPIPGGPTPEDLLHGSFRSSLNRARAEEAARRAQELLTNGELSRLLSAPRERPDTPRARDVFVNRNLRMSTVELIGFDMDYTLAIYHMRRLEQLSFDMTLARLVGQYGYNPVIGHLLYDHHFVMRGLAVDRLHGNILKMDRFGHVGRGWHGLRPLKTEVRRELYRHKLVRPKDPRFAWNDTLFALPETCLFAGIIELLESLGERVDYGKLYDNIREAIDTVHRDNSLKREVRKDLSRYIFQDPELGPTLHKLRSGGKRLFLLTNSAWDYTKAVMSYLLDGQLPEYPSWRNYFDFVVTAAGKPGFFGEQRPFLELDSSTEEGRVVGEAKTLERGKVYSGGNLAQFEELTGHRGENILYVGDHIYGDILKSKKSSLWRTCMIVQEIEDEITYTDARREEISRLSEIEITRARLDDEVNAIKTALNTLERRLERDTLSPEERAREEEARRQLKSELDVVRRALKESMGIADTLERDVEEGFNPYWGLLFKEGNENSRFGYQVEQYACLYTSRVSNFLHYSPMQYYRSPRDLMPHEQAGALSGKLSPLGSEGPPKGSGKE; encoded by the coding sequence ATGACCCTGGATCGCTTGGCACCCACTGTACCCCCGAACGCCCCCATCCCCGGCGGACCCACGCCGGAGGATCTCCTCCACGGCAGCTTCCGCTCCTCGCTGAACCGAGCCCGCGCCGAAGAAGCGGCCCGCCGCGCCCAGGAGCTCCTGACAAACGGCGAGCTCTCCCGCCTGCTCAGCGCCCCCCGCGAGCGCCCGGATACGCCCAGGGCGCGGGACGTGTTCGTCAACCGCAACCTGCGGATGTCCACGGTGGAGCTGATCGGCTTCGACATGGACTACACGCTGGCCATCTACCACATGCGGCGGCTCGAGCAGCTCTCGTTCGACATGACGCTGGCGAGGCTGGTGGGCCAGTACGGCTACAACCCGGTCATCGGCCACCTGCTCTACGATCACCACTTCGTGATGCGCGGGCTGGCGGTGGACCGCCTGCACGGCAACATCCTGAAGATGGACCGCTTCGGGCACGTGGGGCGCGGGTGGCACGGGCTGCGGCCGCTCAAGACGGAGGTGCGCCGGGAGCTGTACCGCCACAAGCTGGTGCGCCCCAAGGATCCGCGGTTCGCGTGGAACGACACGCTGTTCGCGCTGCCGGAGACGTGCCTGTTCGCCGGCATCATCGAGCTGCTGGAGTCGCTGGGCGAGCGGGTGGACTACGGCAAGCTGTACGACAACATCCGCGAGGCGATCGACACGGTGCACCGGGACAACTCGCTCAAGCGCGAGGTGCGCAAGGATCTGTCCCGCTACATCTTCCAGGATCCGGAGCTGGGGCCCACGCTGCACAAGCTGCGCTCGGGGGGCAAGCGGCTGTTCCTGCTGACGAACTCGGCGTGGGACTACACGAAGGCGGTGATGAGCTACCTGCTGGACGGGCAGCTGCCGGAGTACCCGAGCTGGCGCAACTACTTCGACTTCGTCGTCACGGCGGCGGGCAAGCCGGGCTTCTTCGGCGAGCAGCGGCCGTTCCTGGAGCTGGACAGCTCCACCGAGGAAGGGCGCGTGGTGGGCGAGGCGAAGACGCTGGAGCGCGGCAAGGTGTACTCGGGCGGCAACCTGGCGCAGTTCGAGGAGCTCACCGGCCACCGGGGCGAGAACATCCTCTACGTGGGCGATCACATCTACGGCGACATCCTCAAGTCGAAGAAGTCCTCGCTGTGGCGCACGTGCATGATCGTCCAGGAGATCGAGGACGAGATCACCTACACCGACGCGCGGCGGGAGGAGATCTCCCGGCTGTCGGAGATCGAGATCACCCGGGCGCGGCTGGATGACGAGGTGAACGCCATCAAGACGGCGCTCAATACGCTGGAGCGGCGGCTGGAGCGCGACACGCTGAGCCCGGAGGAGCGAGCGCGCGAGGAGGAGGCGCGGCGGCAGCTGAAGTCGGAGCTGGACGTGGTGCGCCGCGCGCTGAAGGAGTCGATGGGGATCGCCGACACGCTGGAGCGGGACGTGGAGGAAGGCTTCAACCCGTACTGGGGGCTGCTGTTCAAGGAAGGCAACGAGAACAGCCGCTTCGGGTACCAGGTGGAGCAGTACGCGTGCCTGTACACCAGCCGCGTGTCGAACTTCCTGCACTACTCGCCGATGCAGTACTACCGCTCGCCCAGGGACTTGATGCCGCACGAGCAGGCCGGCGCGCTGTCCGGAAAGCTGTCGCCGCTGGGCAGCGAGGGCCCGCCGAAGGGCTCGGGCAAGGAGTGA
- a CDS encoding serine/threonine protein kinase: MTGSNYRLTGQIEAGDLAELYKASQDSGDDVVVKLFHAKTSDPAYARALAETSRVLNPLPHRGIVHYVDIGFVKQRLAVVREHVDGHTLGTALQRLHTKEVLLPSALALYLIIQLAETVQKAHDAGVIHGAITPGNLLLSREGLPGICDFGALRALMAVPELKRSFATRGRSAYRAPEVGRGDEPSVVSDVYSLGAIAYELLTLREAVVSGGATISTRSGGLPPPSRLDRRINARLDPLILRAVEPLPSRRYRSAGDFASALRNFFSASGGMPGQEDLRRFVRELVPNEVNLTSLGPVPFSESFRLTPVTGAEIADVRAEPLEASVVARPSFSRSLREDEAMAETTEAAPVFEEYKPEDWAPREPTQLAPPKAEPVQERTRLSPPRDEPSVEYTPVDAPGAEPVQERTRLSPPRDEPTMERTQAVAPRDEPALDATPVNPPRSEPYSSLEPTRAGQQAPVDEGEHTERSAVGPMEQGWEAPPGAAPPRARKQLVPQGGVSSGREGTHVGRNPRFKWVEDFSDEKTRLADDLQAESPPPAKGGTSARAALPPAPQTSSRPPPSLVRPPAAEEPPQHGHKDRPEIPMPPPTSDDIAAAGGGKRLFTEERNLLALTRRRQRALGMAAAIAVVGLFAFLLAVWQFDGPPPQQPKAAEPPEDPRASAITGAVEQYGTPRPKPESPKPEASAPGEREEGVEAPKPDANSAFITLKTNVPARVFIDGVLQRKRTPLVKYPVKPGNRSFVLESIGTKEQVPFNLRLERGKHHVVEEVFKSPPRR; this comes from the coding sequence ATGACGGGCTCCAACTACCGGCTCACCGGGCAGATCGAGGCGGGAGACCTGGCGGAGCTCTACAAGGCCTCGCAGGATTCCGGCGACGACGTGGTGGTGAAGCTGTTCCACGCCAAGACGTCGGACCCGGCCTACGCGCGCGCGCTGGCGGAGACGTCCCGGGTGCTCAACCCGCTGCCCCACCGGGGCATCGTCCACTACGTGGACATCGGCTTCGTGAAGCAGCGGCTCGCCGTGGTCCGCGAGCACGTGGATGGCCACACGCTCGGCACCGCGCTCCAGCGGCTCCACACCAAGGAGGTCCTCCTCCCGTCGGCGCTGGCGCTCTACCTCATCATCCAGCTGGCCGAGACGGTGCAGAAGGCGCACGACGCTGGAGTCATCCACGGCGCCATCACCCCCGGCAACCTGCTGCTGTCCCGCGAGGGGCTGCCGGGCATCTGCGACTTTGGCGCGCTCCGGGCGCTGATGGCGGTGCCGGAGCTCAAGCGCAGCTTCGCCACCCGGGGCCGCAGCGCCTACCGCGCCCCCGAGGTGGGCCGTGGGGATGAGCCGAGCGTCGTCTCGGACGTCTACTCCCTGGGCGCCATCGCCTACGAGCTGCTCACGCTGCGCGAGGCCGTGGTCTCCGGCGGCGCCACCATCAGCACCCGCAGCGGAGGCCTGCCGCCCCCCAGCCGCCTGGACCGGCGCATCAACGCGCGGCTGGATCCCCTCATCCTGCGCGCGGTGGAGCCGCTGCCCAGCCGGCGCTACCGCTCGGCGGGGGACTTCGCCTCGGCGCTGCGCAACTTCTTCTCCGCCAGCGGCGGCATGCCCGGCCAGGAGGATCTGCGCCGCTTCGTCCGCGAGCTCGTGCCCAACGAGGTGAACCTGACCTCCCTGGGCCCCGTGCCGTTCTCCGAGTCCTTCCGGCTCACGCCCGTCACCGGGGCGGAGATCGCCGATGTGCGCGCCGAGCCCCTGGAGGCCTCGGTGGTGGCGCGTCCCTCGTTCAGCCGCTCGCTGCGCGAGGACGAGGCGATGGCGGAGACCACGGAGGCCGCCCCGGTCTTCGAGGAGTACAAGCCGGAGGACTGGGCACCGCGAGAGCCCACCCAGCTGGCCCCGCCCAAGGCCGAGCCCGTGCAGGAGCGCACCCGGCTGAGCCCGCCCCGGGACGAGCCCTCCGTGGAATACACCCCGGTCGACGCGCCCGGCGCCGAGCCCGTGCAGGAGCGCACCCGGCTGAGCCCGCCTCGGGACGAGCCGACGATGGAGCGCACCCAGGCAGTTGCGCCTCGGGATGAGCCCGCCCTGGACGCCACCCCCGTCAACCCGCCCCGGTCCGAGCCGTACTCCTCGCTGGAGCCCACCCGCGCCGGGCAGCAGGCACCCGTGGACGAGGGCGAGCACACCGAGCGGAGCGCCGTCGGGCCGATGGAGCAGGGCTGGGAGGCTCCGCCGGGCGCGGCGCCGCCCAGGGCTCGCAAGCAGCTCGTCCCGCAGGGAGGCGTCAGCTCCGGCAGGGAGGGCACCCACGTCGGTCGCAACCCCCGGTTCAAGTGGGTGGAGGACTTCTCCGACGAGAAGACGCGCCTGGCGGACGATCTCCAGGCCGAGTCTCCGCCGCCCGCCAAGGGCGGAACGAGCGCCCGGGCCGCGCTCCCGCCCGCGCCGCAGACATCTTCTCGCCCGCCGCCTTCGCTCGTACGCCCGCCGGCCGCGGAGGAGCCCCCTCAGCACGGCCACAAGGATCGGCCCGAGATCCCCATGCCGCCGCCCACGAGCGATGACATCGCCGCGGCGGGGGGAGGCAAGCGCCTCTTCACGGAGGAGCGCAACCTCCTGGCCCTGACGCGCCGGCGGCAGCGGGCCCTGGGAATGGCCGCCGCCATCGCGGTGGTGGGCCTCTTCGCATTCCTGCTCGCCGTGTGGCAGTTCGACGGGCCTCCGCCGCAGCAGCCGAAGGCAGCGGAGCCTCCGGAGGATCCCCGCGCGTCCGCCATCACCGGCGCGGTGGAGCAGTACGGCACGCCCCGCCCCAAGCCCGAGTCTCCCAAGCCCGAGGCCAGCGCGCCGGGCGAGCGGGAGGAGGGGGTGGAGGCGCCCAAGCCGGATGCCAACTCCGCCTTCATCACCCTGAAGACCAACGTGCCGGCGCGCGTCTTCATCGATGGGGTGCTGCAGCGCAAGCGGACGCCGCTGGTGAAGTACCCGGTGAAGCCCGGCAACCGGAGCTTCGTGCTGGAGTCCATCGGGACGAAGGAGCAGGTTCCCTTCAACCTGCGCCTGGAGCGCGGCAAGCACCACGTCGTCGAAGAGGTCTTCAAGTCCCCCCCGAGGCGCTAA
- a CDS encoding response regulator, whose amino-acid sequence MERTRVYVVEDQPQLLKNLVKVLGTFPELEVVGTSQDGEEAVEDILRVRPQLVLLDLELPGINGIQVTQRVKRRAPEVEILILTSFEDEQKVYEAIQAGASGYLVKRVGPEKIRSGIQEVMEGGTVLEPIIARRFWNYFQSIQAKPPDKKDNPWGLTPTEYEVLRYVAKGLSNAEVGQVMTMERRTVRTHLSHIYRKMGVNSHVEAVVLALRAGIVEL is encoded by the coding sequence ATGGAGCGGACCCGCGTCTACGTCGTCGAGGATCAACCCCAGCTGCTCAAGAACCTGGTGAAGGTGCTGGGGACGTTTCCGGAGCTGGAGGTGGTGGGCACCTCGCAGGATGGCGAGGAGGCCGTGGAGGACATCCTCCGGGTGCGGCCCCAGCTCGTCCTGCTGGATCTGGAGCTGCCCGGCATCAACGGCATCCAGGTGACGCAGCGGGTGAAGCGCCGGGCCCCCGAGGTGGAGATCCTCATCCTCACCTCGTTCGAGGATGAACAGAAGGTGTACGAGGCCATCCAGGCGGGGGCCTCGGGCTACCTGGTGAAGCGGGTGGGGCCGGAGAAGATCCGCTCCGGCATCCAGGAGGTGATGGAGGGCGGCACGGTGCTCGAGCCCATCATCGCCCGCAGGTTCTGGAACTACTTCCAGTCCATTCAGGCGAAACCGCCGGACAAGAAGGACAACCCCTGGGGGCTCACCCCTACCGAGTACGAGGTGCTGCGCTACGTGGCCAAGGGGCTGTCCAACGCCGAGGTGGGGCAGGTGATGACGATGGAGCGGCGCACGGTGCGCACCCACCTGTCCCATATCTATCGGAAGATGGGCGTCAACTCGCACGTGGAGGCCGTAGTGTTGGCCCTGCGCGCGGGCATCGTGGAGCTGTAG
- a CDS encoding M16 family metallopeptidase, protein MPKAPPRPPAPKADPALQSLLEVYEATLSNGLRVRLLPNRQTPVVSLYTFFQVGSRNERPGITGISHLFEHMMFNGAKKYGPKEFDRVLESNGGRSNAYTSNDMTVYYDDFSSDALETVLDLESDRMRSLRISDATLASEREVVKEERRVRVDNEITGMLDEELGTLVYKAHPYRWPVIGWMADIENISRHDCEDYFRTYYAPNNAVLYVSGDIDPKKTLALIRRYYGDIPKGPKPLPVIDAEPSQKGERRAALRHPAQSPSLMLGFRGPRATEQDTLVLDVIQYALNKGEGSRLVKGLVYEQQIAVSVMFDWGWRIDPGTLVFYLELKPDSDPQKAEAALYAELEKVARDGLTERELQKAKNNLRADQLRELGTNSGRAHAVGHYEALLGSWRELLTLPDRYASITNEQVKATAARYFAPERRSVVTLLPESEPQSESDTAAA, encoded by the coding sequence ATGCCCAAGGCTCCTCCGCGTCCCCCAGCTCCCAAGGCGGATCCCGCTCTCCAGTCCCTGCTCGAGGTCTACGAGGCCACGCTGTCCAACGGCCTGCGCGTGCGGCTGCTGCCCAACCGGCAGACCCCCGTGGTGAGCCTCTACACCTTCTTCCAGGTCGGCTCGCGCAACGAGCGCCCCGGCATCACCGGCATCAGCCACCTGTTCGAGCACATGATGTTCAACGGGGCCAAGAAGTACGGCCCCAAGGAGTTCGACCGGGTGCTCGAGTCGAACGGCGGCCGCTCCAACGCGTACACCTCCAATGACATGACGGTGTACTACGACGACTTCTCCTCGGACGCGCTGGAGACGGTGCTGGATCTGGAGTCGGACCGGATGCGCTCGCTGCGCATCTCGGACGCCACGCTGGCCAGCGAGCGCGAGGTGGTGAAGGAGGAGCGCCGCGTCCGCGTGGACAACGAGATCACCGGCATGCTGGACGAGGAGCTGGGCACGCTCGTCTACAAGGCCCACCCGTACCGCTGGCCCGTCATCGGCTGGATGGCCGACATCGAGAACATCTCCCGCCACGACTGCGAGGACTACTTCCGCACGTACTACGCGCCCAACAACGCGGTGCTGTACGTGTCCGGTGACATCGATCCGAAGAAGACGCTGGCGCTCATCCGCCGCTACTACGGGGACATCCCCAAGGGCCCCAAGCCGCTGCCGGTGATCGACGCCGAGCCGTCCCAGAAGGGCGAGCGGCGCGCCGCGCTCCGCCACCCGGCGCAGTCACCCTCGCTGATGCTCGGCTTCCGCGGCCCGCGCGCCACCGAGCAGGACACCCTGGTGCTGGACGTCATCCAGTACGCGCTGAACAAGGGGGAGGGGAGCCGGCTGGTGAAGGGGCTCGTCTACGAGCAGCAGATCGCCGTGTCCGTGATGTTCGACTGGGGCTGGCGCATCGATCCGGGCACGCTCGTGTTCTACCTGGAGCTCAAGCCGGACTCGGATCCCCAGAAGGCCGAGGCCGCCCTCTACGCCGAGCTGGAGAAGGTGGCGCGAGACGGCCTCACCGAGCGCGAGCTGCAGAAGGCCAAGAACAACCTGCGCGCCGATCAGCTCCGCGAGCTGGGCACCAACAGCGGCCGCGCCCACGCGGTGGGCCACTACGAGGCGCTGCTGGGCTCGTGGCGCGAGCTGCTCACCCTGCCTGACCGCTACGCCTCCATCACCAACGAGCAGGTGAAGGCCACCGCGGCCAGGTACTTCGCGCCCGAGCGGCGCTCCGTGGTGACGCTGCTCCCCGAGTCCGAGCCCCAGTCCGAGTCCGACACCGCCGCCGCCTGA